The Ornithodoros turicata isolate Travis unplaced genomic scaffold, ASM3712646v1 Chromosome17, whole genome shotgun sequence genome has a window encoding:
- the LOC135372810 gene encoding uncharacterized protein LOC135372810: protein MVTCHLCPQHERQYYASIEGLQIHLANVHELQTPCIPFCETLCTLRNYTKRFELHLHDRDEAGHEVTTFFHEYEHYLANVLRHFGFPLRYFTFLKVELGRHTPDEELRLEIHFVPSKVRTVWSEGDVLPSIAQTSSEIAQTLENLEIQGSGFFLFRILACILNIGRLAPQLIGCSQFELPSELKRKYRSLLNVDYGLHEDEENMCFVFSVIAGLHPASHHRRRASSYRPYITQYVFPDTFPVAFPKDVEIFEKRNEISINVYAYEKEENYIYPIKVVDEERQKHVDLLLVDSHFVLIANFNGLFVPRGQFHCKRCTMGFCSEGSLKCHLSMCKQQKVAKTIYPKKGETLAFAGEHLMSEVPFYCVYDFESVLSPCLDSGNVYEDHIPSSFCLLVIRASDSYVLQKHLYRGPNCVTVFMELLHRLHDDILEWIRTIAPLEMTAENEQQHATASHCNVCQESFAKKQKVRDHDHVSGKFRQTLCNTCNLKLRVPPKIPIIAHNANYDLSFLLSHLHLLKKVDIKVIASSSQKFKAIDVGSYRFLDSLNFLNASLETLVKNLREKGEDNFRCLRQFFPNEEHFQLVVRKGVFCYNFVTTFEAYNELSLPPRDQFFNTLNGTEVSEEDYCHAQRVFEKFQLRNLGEYSDLYLLTDALLLADVFQGFRKWTLDFHKIEPFHFVSLPGLSMSCALKMSKVELELIHDPDAYLLIENGIRGGITQCSLRKATANVPGTEQFDPKSPSSLIHYIDVNGLYGSVMREPLPYGGFEWLTEDEITNLDITHLPDDAPMGYFLEVDLAYDKEIHQRHRDLPVAPEKMSVPYDLLSEYQKELMKKFHLPEKATDAKLLLTLFDKERYFLHYRNLQLYMHLGLRLTKVHRVLKFNQKPFLRSYVDFNHDLRKRATNAFESSQAKIAINSVYGRSCMQVRKFVNCRLTVTDEQVLRLLRKPNLKEFRPLSSHVILFQFSQSVLRMRQPLYLGFAILELSKLKMFDFYHNHLLRVAPDTRLLYMDTDSFIIKLSEEKALLELADKHLDNSSYDPDHPLYSAKNKMVLGMFKNEMPRDHILGFCCLKPKLYALELSSKKQYNRAKGVKHSEAQKLLYSLYTDALEYGRIHSIKQNLIVRKDNVNKSVSVTKIALNPLDTKRYICADGIETFPFGFHT from the coding sequence atggtgacctgtcacttatgtcctcaacacgaacgtcagtactatgcatcaatagagggactccaaattcatctggcaaacgttcacgaactccagacaccctgcataccattttgtgagactctctgcacactacggaactacacgaaacgcttcgagttgcatctacatgacagagacgaggcggggcatgaagtgacaacgttttttcatgagtatgaacactatcttgctaatgtattgcgacactttggattcccactgcgctacttcacatttcTTAAAGTAGAACTTGGGCGACATACGCCCGATGAGGAGTTACGACTTGAGATTCATTTTGTACCTTCTAAAGTGAGAACTGTTTGGTCAGAGGGAGATGTACTGCCTTCGATTGCACAGACGAGTAGTGAGATAGCACAAACattagaaaacttagaaattcaaggctccggtttttttctctttcgcattcttgcttgtattctaaacattggacgtttggctcctcaactaattggatgttcccaatttgagttaccgagtgaattgaaacgaaagtatcgttccctgttgaatgtggattacggactacatgaagatgaagagaacatgtgttttgtcttctccgtgattgctggactacatcctgcctcgcatcacaggcggagggcatcttcctacagaccatacataacacagtatgtatttcctgatacatttcccgtagctttcccaaaagatgtagagatatttgagaaacgtaatgaaattagcattaatgtgtacgcgtacgaaaaggaagaaaactacatttaccccatcaaagttgttgatgaggagcgtcagaaacatgtggacttgttactagttgactctcattttgtgctcatcgcaaattttaatggattgtttgttccacgtggacaatttcattgtaaaagatgtacaatgggcttctgctcagagggaagtctgaagtgtcatttaagtatgtgtaagcaacagaaagtagccaagaccatttacccaaagaagggagagacattagcatttgcaggggaacatctcatgtcagaagttcccttctactgtgtgtatgactttgaaagtgtgctgtcaccgtgtctggattcaggaaatgtgtatgaagatcacatcccctcttcattttgtctgttagtgatacgcgcatccgactcatatgtcctccaaaagcatctgtatcgtggacctaattgtgtcactgtctttatggagctactgcacagactccatgacgacattttggaatggatacgtacaattgcccctctagaaatgaccgcagaaaacgagcagcagcatgccacagcaagtcactgcaacgtttgccaggaatcttttgcaaagaagcaaaaagttcgtgaccatgaccatgtaagtggaaaatttcgacaaactttgtgtaacacctgtaacttgaaactgagagtgcctcctaagattccaatcattgcacacaatgccaactatgacttgagttttcttttgtctcacttgcatttgcttaagaaagtagacataaaggtgattgccagtagctcccaaaaattcaaggctatagacgttggctcttatcgattcctagatagtttaaacttcttgaatgcaagtctcgaaacattagtgaaaaatctacgtgagaaaggtgaagacaactttcgttgtcttcgtcaattttttccaaacgaagaacactttcaactagttgttcgcaaaggagtgttttgttacaattttgtcaccactttcgaagcctacaatgagctttctctacctcctcgggatcaattcttcaacactttgaatgggacagaagtaagtgaagaagattattgtcatgcacagagggtctttgaaaaatttcaactccgtaatctgggagagtattcagacctatatttactcacagacgcactgcttttagcagacgtgtttcagggctttcgtaagtggacacttgactttcacaagatcgaaccttttcactttgtgtctctgcccggattaagcatgtcttgcgctctaaaaatgagtaaggtagagctagagttgattcacgaccctgacgcgtacctgctgattgaaaatggcatacgaggaggtattacacagtgttcgctgaggaaagcgactgcaaatgtaccaggaacagagcagtttgaccccaaaagcccaagtagcttgatccactacatagacgttaatgggctttacggttcagtaatgagagaaccactaccttacggaggtttcgagtggctcacagaggatgaaatcacgaacttggatataacacacctcccagatgacgcacctatgggttacttcctcgaggtagatctagcatatgacaaagaaatccaccaacgtcacagagatctgccagttgcccccgagaaaatgtcagttccctatgatctgctgtcagagtatcaaaaggaattgatgaagaagtttcaccttcctgagaaagctaccgatgcaaaattactgttgacattattcgacaaagagagatattttctacactatcgcaatctgcagttgtatatgcatttgggcttgcgtctcaccaaagttcacagggttctaaagttcaatcaaaagccctttctccgatcctatgtggacttcaatcacgatcttcgaaaacgagctacgaatgccttcgaaagctcccaagctaagattgcaattaatagcgtgtacggacgttcgtgtatgcaggttagaaagtttgtaaactgtcgtctcacagtaaccgacgaacaagtgctcagactcctacgcaaaccaaacctaaaggagttccgaccgctgagctctcatgttatcctcttccaattctctcaatctgtgctccgcatgagacagccactgtacctaggattcgcgatactggaactgtccaagctgaagatgtttgatttttaccacaaccaccttcttcgtgtagctccagatactagactgttgtatatggacacagattccttcatcataaagttgagtgaagagaaagcgcttctcgaactagctgacaagcatctggataactctagctatgaccccgatcatccgttatattccgcgaaaaataagatggtactgggaatgtttaaaaacgagatgcctcgtgatcacattctcggtttctgttgtctaaaaccaaaactgtacgctctcgaactgagtagcaaaaagcagtacaaccgtgcgaaaggtgtgaaacattctgaagcacagaagcttctttattccctgtacaccgacgctcttgagtatggcagaatacactctattaaacagaacctgatcgtgcgcaaagacaatgtaaacaaaagtgtctcagtgacaaagattgctctcaaccctttggatacaaagcgttacatttgtgcagatggaattgaaacgttcccttttggttttcacacctaa
- the LOC135372784 gene encoding uncharacterized protein LOC135372784 — protein MFDAPVTTTLTSPIHGQVAPQHLPHGVRRPLAPPWEHHMLAPRESPIHGQVAPQHLPHGVRRPLAPPWEHHMLAPRESPIHGQVAPQHLPHGVRRPLAPPWEHHMLAPRESPIHGQVAPQHLPHGVRRPLAPPWEHHMLAPRESPIHGQVAPQHLPHGVRRPLAPPWEHHMLAPRQVSV, from the exons ATGTTTGACGCCCCTGTCACGACTACACTAACA AGTCCCATCCATGGCCAAGTAGCCCCACAACACCTGCCCCACGGAGTCCGACGCCCTCTGGCTCCTCCGTGGGAGCACCACATGCTGGCCCCTCGAGAG AGTCCCATCCATGGCCAAGTAGCCCCACAACACCTGCCCCACGGAGTCCGACGCCCTCTGGCTCCTCCGTGGGAGCACCACATGCTGGCCCCTCGAGAG AGTCCCATCCATGGCCAAGTAGCCCCACAACACCTGCCCCACGGAGTCCGACGCCCTCTGGCTCCTCCGTGGGAGCACCACATGCTGGCCCCTCGAGAG AGTCCCATCCATGGCCAAGTAGCCCCACAACACCTGCCCCACGGAGTCCGACGCCCTCTGGCTCCTCCGTGGGAGCACCACATGCTGGCCCCTCGAGAG AGTCCCATCCATGGCCAAGTAGCCCCACAACACCTGCCCCACGGAGTCCGACGCCCTCTGGCTCCTCCGTGGGAGCACCACATGCTGGCCCCTCGACAGGTGAGTGTCTAA